The region AGATACGCCTGATGGCGCTGGGCGCGGCGATCGGCGTGGGGCTGTTCCTGGGCTCGGGCAATGCGATCCGGATGGCCGGTCCCGGCATCATGCTGTCGTATATCATCGGCGGCGCGGTGATCTTCATGATCATGCGCGCGCTCGGTGAAATGGCCGTGCACAATCCCGTCGCCGGCTCCTTCAGCCGCTATGCCCAAGATTACCTGGGCCCGCTGCAAGGCTACCTGACGGGCTGGAATTACTGGTTTTTATGGCTGGTCACCTGCGTGGCGGAAATTACCGCCGTCGCCATCTACATGGGCATCTGGTTTCCCGACGTGCCGCGCTGGATCTGGGCGCTGGCCGCCCTGGGTTCCATGGGCGCCGTCAACCTGCTGGCCGTGAAAGCCTATGGCGAATTCGAATTCTGGTTTGCCCTGATCAAGGTGGTCACCATCATCCTGATGATCGTCGGCGGCGCCGGCATGATCATCTTTGGCCTGGGCAACGATGGCGTGGCGATCGGCATTTCCAACCTGTGGACGCATGGCGGCTTCTTTCCCAATGGCGCGCAAGGCGTGCTGATGTCGCTGCAGATGGTGATGTTTGCCTACCTGGGCGTGGAAATGATTGGTCTGACGGCCGGCGAAGCGGCGAACCCGAAAAAATCGATCCCCGACGCCATCAATTCCGTATTCTGGCGCATCCTGATTTTCTATGTCGGCGCGCTGTTCGTGATCCTGTCGATCTACCCATGGAATGAAATCGGCACCACCGGCAGCCCCTTCGTGATGACCTTCGAGCGCCTGGGCATCAAGACGGCCGCCGGCATCATCAACTTCGTGGTGCTGACGGCCGCCTTGTCGTCGTGCAATGGCGGCATCTTCAGCACCGGCCGCATGCTGTACAACCTGGCGCTGCAGGGCCAGGCGCCGAAGGCGTTTGCGGAGACCACGGCCAGCGGCGTGCCGCGCCGCGCCATCATGGTGTCGGTGCTGGCGCTGCTGATCGGCGTGCTGCTGAACTACCTGGTGCCGGAAAAAGTGTTTATCTGGGTCACCTCGATTTCCACCTTTGGCGCCGTCTGGACCTGGGGCATCATCCTCGTCACGCAGATGCGCTTCCGCCAGACCCTGAGCCCGCTGGAGATCAAGAACCTGGCGTTCCGCATGCCGTTCGCACCGTATGGCACGTGGATCTCGCTGGCCTTTCTGGCACTGGTGATCGGCCTGATGGCGTATTTCCCCGATACCCGCATCGCGCTGATGATCGGCCCGGCCTGGCTGATCCTGCTGACCGTGCTGTATTACGTGCTGGGCCTGGCGCCGAAAGAGCGCGGTGAGGAAGTGCCGCAAGGCTATGAGGCGGGCTGGCCGCCGGCGGACATTCATCTGCCGAACAAGAAATAAGTTCTAGGCCCCGGCCGGTATCCTGGCGCGCCCCTGCGATTGCAGCGGCGCGCTTTTTATTGCCGCAGCCGTTGTTTCCTTGCATCAAAGATCTGTTCGGCTGGGCCGGTGAAAGCCCTATAATCGCTTAGTTTTGAAAATGGACTGTACTGTTTCCCGTTTTTTTTCGGGTAACGCCACGCACCATTTTCATGCGTTTTCAGTCGTCATGACCCGCCTCCTAAAAGGATTGCTAGTGAGCCAAACCCTGGTCCAGAAACTTTGCCGCACCAAACCGATCGATACCACGAGCGGCACTGGTGAAGGCCTCAGCAGCAGCGGCTTGAGCCGTTCCATCGGCCTGTTTTCCCTGACCATGATCGGCGTCGGCGCCACCATCGGCACGGGCATCTTCTTTACCATGGTCGAAGCCGTGCCCAAGGCCGGCCCGTCCGTCATCCTGTCTTTCCTGATCGCCGCCGTCACGGCGGGCCTGACGGCACTGTGCTATGCCGAACTGTCGTTCCGCATTCCCGCCTCGGGTTCCTCGTATTCGTTTGCCTACGCCACCGTCGGCGAATTCCTGGCCTTTATCATGGCCGCCTGCCTGCTGCTCGAGTATGGACTGGCGGGCAGCGCGGTGGCCATCGGCTGGTCGTCCTACCTGAACAACTTCCTGGAAAACGCGTTTGGCTGGCATATCCCGGAAATGCTGCGC is a window of Janthinobacterium sp. J1-1 DNA encoding:
- a CDS encoding amino acid permease; its protein translation is MKSNEQGLHRGLGERQIRLMALGAAIGVGLFLGSGNAIRMAGPGIMLSYIIGGAVIFMIMRALGEMAVHNPVAGSFSRYAQDYLGPLQGYLTGWNYWFLWLVTCVAEITAVAIYMGIWFPDVPRWIWALAALGSMGAVNLLAVKAYGEFEFWFALIKVVTIILMIVGGAGMIIFGLGNDGVAIGISNLWTHGGFFPNGAQGVLMSLQMVMFAYLGVEMIGLTAGEAANPKKSIPDAINSVFWRILIFYVGALFVILSIYPWNEIGTTGSPFVMTFERLGIKTAAGIINFVVLTAALSSCNGGIFSTGRMLYNLALQGQAPKAFAETTASGVPRRAIMVSVLALLIGVLLNYLVPEKVFIWVTSISTFGAVWTWGIILVTQMRFRQTLSPLEIKNLAFRMPFAPYGTWISLAFLALVIGLMAYFPDTRIALMIGPAWLILLTVLYYVLGLAPKERGEEVPQGYEAGWPPADIHLPNKK